The following are encoded in a window of Castanea sativa cultivar Marrone di Chiusa Pesio chromosome 9, ASM4071231v1 genomic DNA:
- the LOC142611173 gene encoding uncharacterized protein LOC142611173 isoform X1, protein MCKLLSLCENNKTGFDKTMFYSSQLFCTDPPLNMGVQTPAMREVAQQLNFEPPKLSNSTMTNPFGSTTSALQINERYMGFQQQFGNSPLAASKDQQFGNSPLAISQFPSFDSHVLSCQSSGKNFSLTDSAVQAARSNLDFRDSLQSLVKSHLYSSSDKSNVPRNNTCRSNRFPHDQNMLLGVDSAAFVRRQFSLSSYANQGLKVCHSASSRPAPTLKKRIRWTPDLHNQFVKCVERLGGPERATPKAILKLMETNLLTIFHVKSHLQKYRTTLSGADSVDEMPKRRASADGNPQLHVKISMQIQEALQLQLEVEKRLHEQLEVQQNLQIMIEEQWRQLRMMSHVQEDKTMIDN, encoded by the exons atgtgCAAGTTGCTATCTTTGTGTGAAAACAACAAAACTGGTTTCGATAAAACTATGTTCTATTCTTCCCAACTATTTTGCACTGATCCACCCTTAAACATGGGAGTTCAGACTCCAGCCATGAGGGAAGTAGCACAACAGCTCAACTTTGAGCCTCCTAAATTATCCAACTCCACCATGACCAATCCTTTTGGATCAACAACCTCAGCCCTTCAGATAAATGAAAGGTACATGGGTTTTCAACAACAATTTGGCAATTCTCCTTTGGCAGCATCAAAAGACCAACAATTTGGCAATTCTCCTTTGGCAATATCCCAGTTTCCCAGTTTTGATTCACACGTCTTGTCTTGTCAATCTTCTGGGAAAAACTTTTCCTTAACCGATTCAGCTGTGCAAGCAGCTCGGTCAAACCTTGACTTCAGGGACTCCTTGCAGTCACTTGTGAAATCCCATTTATATTCTTCTTCGGATAAGTCAAATGTTCCACGCAACAATACATGTAGAAGCAATCGTTTTCCACATGACCAGAACATGTTGCTTGGTGTTGACAGTGCTGCCTTTGTCAGGAGGCAATTTTCGCTTTCTTCTTATGCAAATCAGGGTCTCAAA GTTTGCCACAGTGCATCATCAAGGCCAGCTCCAACACTTAAAAAGCGAATCAGATGGACTCCAGACCTTCACAATCAATTCGTGAAGTGTGTTGAGCGCCTTGGTGGTCCTGAGA GGGCAACACCAAAAGCTATACTGAAGCTGATGGAGACAAATTTATTGACCATATTtcatgtgaaaagtcatttaCAG AAATATCGAACCACACTGTCTGGGGCAGACTCTGTAGATG AAATGCCTAAGAGAAGAGCTAGTGCAGATGGCAATCCCCAACTCCATGTGAAAAT TAGCATGCAAATTCAGGAGGCATTGCAGTTGCAACTTGAAGTTGAGAAGCGTCTTCATGAACAATTAGAG GTTCAACAAAATTTACAGATAATGATTGAAGAACAATGGAGACAACTCAGGATGATGTCTCACGTGCAAGAGGACAAAACGAT
- the LOC142611173 gene encoding uncharacterized protein LOC142611173 isoform X2, whose translation MGVQTPAMREVAQQLNFEPPKLSNSTMTNPFGSTTSALQINERYMGFQQQFGNSPLAASKDQQFGNSPLAISQFPSFDSHVLSCQSSGKNFSLTDSAVQAARSNLDFRDSLQSLVKSHLYSSSDKSNVPRNNTCRSNRFPHDQNMLLGVDSAAFVRRQFSLSSYANQGLKVCHSASSRPAPTLKKRIRWTPDLHNQFVKCVERLGGPERATPKAILKLMETNLLTIFHVKSHLQKYRTTLSGADSVDEMPKRRASADGNPQLHVKIMQIQEALQLQLEVEKRLHEQLEVQQNLQIMIEEQWRQLRMMSHVQEDKTMIDN comes from the exons ATGGGAGTTCAGACTCCAGCCATGAGGGAAGTAGCACAACAGCTCAACTTTGAGCCTCCTAAATTATCCAACTCCACCATGACCAATCCTTTTGGATCAACAACCTCAGCCCTTCAGATAAATGAAAGGTACATGGGTTTTCAACAACAATTTGGCAATTCTCCTTTGGCAGCATCAAAAGACCAACAATTTGGCAATTCTCCTTTGGCAATATCCCAGTTTCCCAGTTTTGATTCACACGTCTTGTCTTGTCAATCTTCTGGGAAAAACTTTTCCTTAACCGATTCAGCTGTGCAAGCAGCTCGGTCAAACCTTGACTTCAGGGACTCCTTGCAGTCACTTGTGAAATCCCATTTATATTCTTCTTCGGATAAGTCAAATGTTCCACGCAACAATACATGTAGAAGCAATCGTTTTCCACATGACCAGAACATGTTGCTTGGTGTTGACAGTGCTGCCTTTGTCAGGAGGCAATTTTCGCTTTCTTCTTATGCAAATCAGGGTCTCAAA GTTTGCCACAGTGCATCATCAAGGCCAGCTCCAACACTTAAAAAGCGAATCAGATGGACTCCAGACCTTCACAATCAATTCGTGAAGTGTGTTGAGCGCCTTGGTGGTCCTGAGA GGGCAACACCAAAAGCTATACTGAAGCTGATGGAGACAAATTTATTGACCATATTtcatgtgaaaagtcatttaCAG AAATATCGAACCACACTGTCTGGGGCAGACTCTGTAGATG AAATGCCTAAGAGAAGAGCTAGTGCAGATGGCAATCCCCAACTCCATGTGAAAAT CATGCAAATTCAGGAGGCATTGCAGTTGCAACTTGAAGTTGAGAAGCGTCTTCATGAACAATTAGAG GTTCAACAAAATTTACAGATAATGATTGAAGAACAATGGAGACAACTCAGGATGATGTCTCACGTGCAAGAGGACAAAACGAT